Genomic DNA from Triticum dicoccoides isolate Atlit2015 ecotype Zavitan chromosome 4B, WEW_v2.0, whole genome shotgun sequence:
catcgggtatacgcagtaaccaaacgctccctggcctctgtcgaagtgagtagcgaccacatacggatcaacgcagtggctctcaatataacctgcaaaaaatgaatatttgttgttctgttaaaaaccaaatcatttctgcaattccagattgcccataataaagcacacaCTGCCACACGAATGTGTCTCGCTGTATCAAAATTTATCCCATCAAGCCACGTCCAAAATAACGTATTGATGGAATTCGGTGGTGTAATGTTAAAAGCTATGTGGACCGACCGCCATAAATTTTTTGCTAAAGGACAATCCAGAACGAGATGTTTGATGGATTCGTGTTGGTCGCAGAAACTACATCTGGTAGATCCTGTCCAATTGCGTTTTGCTAAATTATCCttcgttaaaataacttgtttatgcacaaaccacataaacactttgattcttaaaggaactttgactttccaaacatgtttcgatCAAGGAATCACGCTAGAGTTGATAacatccaaatacatggatttaaccgaaaaTTCGCCATTCTTGGATAATTTCCAGCACAATTGATCGGCCAGTTGAGACAGCTGAACATCCATTAATCTTCGAACAAGATGGACCAAGCTTCCCAACGGGTTCCCACTAGCGTCCTCCTAAACTGGATATTAAGCGGAATGGACTGTATCACTGTTGCAATGTTAGCATCTCTACGCTGAACAATGTTATACAAGGAAGGATATTGGAGTGCAAGGGGCGTCttccctagccatgtatcctcccaaaacctCGTAGAAGTACCGTTTCCAACTAAGAATCTTGTCCTATTGAAAAAGTGTGATTTAACTCTCATCAATCCTTTCCAAAAAGGCGAATCAGTCggtctcactgtcacctgggacaaggTTCTGGAGTGAAGGTACTTGTTCCGCAAGATCTGAGCCCAAGTAGCCTCCGTCTCGACAGAAAGCTTAAACAACCATTTGCTAAGGAGACATCTGTTCTTCACTtccagattctcaataccaaggcccctttggtctttcggcctacaaatgATGTCCCATTTAGCAAGTCTGTATTTTCGCTTAacttcatcactctgccaaaagaatcGTGATCGATAGAAATCAAGCCCCTTCCAGACTCCCACCGGAACCTCGAAGAACGAGAGAAGAAACATGGGCATGCTCGTGAGGACTGGATTAATAAGAATTAATCGTCCTCCGTATGACATCAGCTTACCTTTCCAGCAGCTCAATTTCTTCTCAAAAcgatcctcaatgcacttccattctttgttggtgagcttacgatggtgaattggtatacctaaatacataaaaggtaaagcccccaattcacacccgaacaattgcttgtacgcatcttgttcatcattagctcttccaaaacagaacaactcgctcttgtgaaagttaatctttaacccggacaATTGTTCGAACAAGCATAGCACGAGCTTCATGTTGTgagcttttgccaagtcatgcttcATGAAAATGATAGTATCATCGGCATACTGTAGAATGGATACACCTCTGTCTACTAAGTGCGGGACGAGGCCTCCTACCTGACCTGCATCCTTGGCCCTTCCTATAAGAATTGCCAACATATCAGCCACTATGCTGAAGAGAACAGGAGACATCGGATCCCCTTGCCTCAGTCCTTTGTGTGTTTGGAAatagtgacctatgtcatcattcactttaattccaacactccctttttgggtGAAGGAGTCTACCTAGTGTCTCCAGGCCTGATCAAAACCTTTCATGCGCAAAGCCTGCtgaaggaatggccatttgaccttgtcgtatgccttctcaaagtccactttgaaaactactccatctagtTTTTTTGAGTGGATTTCATGGAGTGTTTCATGCAGAACGATAACCCCTTGCAGGATGTTTCTgtctggcatgaaagcagtttgggacggcTGCacaacagaatgcgcaatctgcgtaAGTATATTAGTtccgaccttggtgaaaattttgaaacttacaTTAAGAGGACAGatgggcctgaactgctcaatacgaacagcctctgtcttcttggggGATTAAAGTAATCGTTCCAAAATTAAGTTGAAACaactgaagctgtccagagaaaagATCATGGAACATCGGGAGTAAGTCCCCTTTGATGATATGCCAACATTTTTTATAAAACTCCGCCGGGAAGCCATCCggcccgggagccttattgttcttcatttgtgaaatagcctcaaacacctctttctccgtaaAAGGGGCAGTCAAGACTCCATTCTCGTCCGACGCAAGTTGAGGTACATCCTCAGATCTGGTCTCATCTAAGGACACATAGTTATCTTCCGGCGGCCCAAACAGCTGCTTATAGTAATTCGTAATATAGACTTTCAGATTCTCTTGACCTACAATCGTCCCCTCTTCCTGCTCAAGCTGAAATATCCTCTTCTTGCGGTGCTTGCCATTGGCAATCATATAAAATAACTGAGTGTTGTCATCCCCTTGGACGATCTTGCGAACCTTAGCtcgcaatgcccacttcaattcctcctcccGAAGGAGATCTTTCAGCCTTAATTCCGCCTCTACCTTAGCTTCCGGCTCTCTGGTATCTAAAATAGTGGATTCGGCTTTTAAGTCTAGGGACTGAATAAGTAAAAGGAGTCTTTCCTTCTCAGCCTTATAAATCCCATGCGTATGTTTAGCCCATCCACGCAGGAAACTTCGcagatgcctaatcttattctacCATCTCTCGATAGGAGACCTTCCTCCTGAATCTTTCGCCCATTCTCTAGCAACCATCTCAAAGAACCCTTCTCTATCAAACCACGAGAGCTCAAAAGAAAAGATATTCTTATTCTCCACATGATATTCTTGTTCCTAGGATATTTTAGTGTATCAAATTTGAGTACAACCCAAGAAATCACATCTCTCAAACTTGAACCGGAAATGATTAAGTTTCTTACAATAGTGATGGCCCCAGTTTAAGAAAGTCTTCGCACGATTCCTCAGAAAAAAATGTCTTCACACGACAATAGAAAGAGACACGCCTATATTATGCGAGGTAATGATGATTCACGAGTGCACATTACAAGTTCCACTGTACACCTTCTGTGCGCTACCAATAAAAATACAAATTCCAGTTCAAAATAACAATGCAAATGAAAATGTTTAGGCCGCCGCAGACGGGCCAAACACTTCTTATTTGACGTACACAACTCAAACTACAATGCAGGGGGGCTTTTCAAATTTCAAGTGCAGATATTTTAGAGACGAGGCTCACTGCCACATTCAGGTAGATTTCTTGCTTTCCTGCAGACGCTCGAACAGGCTGCCATCGAAGGCGCCCCGCACGATTTCTCGCTGCAAAAAGCCTTCGTTATCCTTTGCCACCTTGTGCAGCAACTTCCATTCGAGGTTGGCCGCGGCCCTGCGTGAAGAAGATAAAGTATTCAGAAATTATTTTCTGAAGGACAGCTAGGCTTGAAATGAACAGAACTTGCAGGAATGAAAAATCTGGTCCTGTGTTTGTGTACTGAGCCACTGACTAGGCATGCCTGTCTTTTTAGAAAAGTTTGGATATATACGAAAATAAATGAAGAACAACTTGCCAATGCCACTTCGTCGCCGCACTTACCAGCccaggaaatcatacatattgcggTTGTATTTAAGCATGGCGTTAATCTCATCTTCTGACAAAGCATTTGGCCGAGTTTTGCCAAACTTGCTGAATATAGCATCGAATTTCGCTGGTTCAAACCTACACACAGAGGAAGAAAAACTAGTTACAAAATTCATTTCCGGAAGTGATCTTCCTACAGAGGGACATGCATAGGTGCGTTTTGCAAACATACCTCCCTTCTGTGTCATACGTCTCAGAATCGCTCCCGTGCTTGCCCCTGTGGATGTTCTTTATATGGATCGACAGCAGAGGGGAAGGCATCCATCCCTGCGTCCAAAGAAACAGAGGATAAATTCGTGTGTAtctttaggccaactccaccgcacgaccctaaATTTTACCCCATTTTGTTCGAATTTTGTCCGTATGGGGTAGAAATAGGGAGAACAAACGCCGGACAGAGGTCGGACAAACTCGCTGCACCCACCATATTTTGTCCGGATTTTGTCCGTGGTGGGTGCACGTGGTGGGCCAGGTACAGAAAagaagagaatgacaggtgggggcGAGGGCGGACACGGACGAGGAGGACATGAAGACGTCCGCTTTCTGTCCGCTTTGACCCCAAACCCAAACCGAGAGCAACTTTGGTCTGGAAATGAGGCACCGGACGAAACGTCCGTATGCTCCCATGTGTTGGGTCGTTCGGTTTGTCGGTTTTATCCTAAACGGACACAAACAGACGATTTGGGGTAGAAATgggtcacgcggtggagttggccttagagaAAGTGAGATATTCTTGTCACTTGCAAAAGAGAGTGACGTGATATTCAGGTCAAAAATACTAGTACAAATGATAACACGACTTTTTTACCGGTTGAGTAGGATAAGTGAGGACGAGGTGGAGGAGTATGGATGTTCCGAAGGCTGAAGGCGACCCAAGCCCGATTGCTCGCAGGCCTGAAATAGCACACAAAAGAAGGTCTTATTGCAGCTGCAGAAGTAACCTTGATTGGAGAAGAAAATATGTCCACTTTAAAGGCAAATCAAATCTCTTTTGGGAATGGCGAATCTAATCTCGTTTGGTGGATCGGGATTAAACAAAGTGTGATTCTGACGGCCTGTCCAAAACGAGAGCCACGAGACTGATACAAAATTGGCAATGATAGCGAGATGCGCGCTCTCGTCAGAGCTACGTATACGTACTCTGGAAGGTCTCCCATGGGTAGATGACCCCGTCGCCGTTGCGGTCGAAGAAGGCGGCGTGCTGCTGGAGCACGCTCATGCCCTTGGTGtccctccccttgctgccctccggGTGGCTCGGGTCAACCGCCGCCATTGCTCTGGCCAGATCTGCATATGTATATGTACAAATAGGAGTTCAGCTCAGAGACAGCAGCAAGAATTTATTATATAAAGCAAACGTAGATAGCACTTGTTTCTGCTGGCTAAACCATTGAAGATGGGACTGAGAGTACACAAAATTAATACAACATGGTCCTGGCGACGAAACGCTTCATCAGAGAACGGAAAGTATTCAATGCATTCGGGTCGCTAACAGAGACGATATTCCCTCATCAAACACGGTCGATGCGGCCGAGTTTATTGCTAGAATGTTAGAATATAATACGGTTCTTGGATCAGAGAGGCGACGACGGTACGGCTTGCTTGACTAGTCTAAGCTTTCATGGCAGCCAATAGAGTGACAGTATCAGAGTGCAGAGGCGACGATCATGGAGGACGACAGTCTATGCTCTTTTTTTTCCCGGAAAGACAGTCTATGTTGTTAACACCTGCAGGAAATTTATCCCTTCCTCCGTATCTAATGAAAATCCCACGCAGCGACCGGAGAAGCGGGAAGCGCCGTCGCGCGAAGCCGCCCGCTAACGGGCAACGGCCAGCCGCTCTGACGGTCCCCTCGCTCAGTCGCTAGCCAAGCCGGCAAGAAAGAACGGGAGAGAAATATTGGATCTCGGATTCGGAACAGCGGCTGCCCAAGGTGAAGAAGGGATAGATACGTACATGGCTTGGCGAGCTGCTCCTGCAGGTCGCGGTTGAGCTTGCGCTCGCTGGTGACGGCCGCCTGGGGCGCCTCGGTCGCCAGCGACGgatcggacgacgacgacgacatggCGGTTACTCGCGACGAGCCGAGCTTGCAGGATCTGCAGATCGAACAAGCGAATGAATCTGTGAACTGTGGGTTACTGTGAGTCCGTGAGTGAACCCCGGCCCAGAAGAAGAGAGCTTCAGAGCAGTGctgctgagagagagagagggaatccAACACTGCTGGCTCAGCAGCACAAGGCGCACTCGCAAAAGAATTCGACGACTATGATTACCTTGAGAGAAAGCCGATGTGACGGGAGCGCAGAGCCGGGGGCCTCGCGAGAGTTGGTGGTGGTACGAGCAGTGCTACGGTCGACATGGGAAGAAGGCCCGCGCTCTCTTTATAATTGCTCGTGCGGAACGTTCGTAACGACGAGGCTGGCGCGGAGACGGGGGTTTGTAGAAACACTGCGCACGATCGAGGTATGGTACTGTACTGTGGACGTCTGAGAGACGAGGCGTGTGGTGGTTACACGTGTACTGCTGCATCTGCATTTCAATTTTGTCTAGAAACTCGTAGCAGCGGGGTGCGTGTGTAAACGTGGCTTTCTGTTGGATGGATCATGGATGCAAGGCGTCTGCGAATGCCATTAGCCAATGTTAAAGGTGTTCTCGGCTAAAAGAAAGAAGGTTAAAGGTGTTCCGGGAACGCACCGAACCGTGCCAAAATGGAGTTAACGTGCCAAAATCGATCGTGTTCCAGCTGCATGCTAGCTCAAGTTTGGTCTCGAACAGACTTGCTTTTTACCTCGACTTGCCACGTTATCACGGACGACCCAAGTACCCAGCCACCCAGGTCGAAGAGTAGATCACCGACCCGTACACCGTAATGCCGGATGGACGTGCACGCACCATTTATCTCTCCTTTTTACTTATAGTTACATTATGATCGCAGAGGACAACCGTGCCATTCGGGAAATCCGGGGCGATCCGCTCTCGTGCAGCGTAGATGATGGGAACATTTAGCAGATCCGAGCACGTACTGCTACAgtagtgttagactgtatttacatgtg
This window encodes:
- the LOC119291164 gene encoding peroxygenase-like, whose amino-acid sequence is MSTVALLVPPPTLARPPALRSRHIGFLSRSCKLGSSRVTAMSSSSSDPSLATEAPQAAVTSERKLNRDLQEQLAKPYLARAMAAVDPSHPEGSKGRDTKGMSVLQQHAAFFDRNGDGVIYPWETFQSLRAIGLGSPSAFGTSILLHLVLTYPTQPGWMPSPLLSIHIKNIHRGKHGSDSETYDTEGRFEPAKFDAIFSKFGKTRPNALSEDEINAMLKYNRNMYDFLGWAAANLEWKLLHKVAKDNEGFLQREIVRGAFDGSLFERLQESKKST